A single window of Archangium gephyra DNA harbors:
- a CDS encoding tetratricopeptide repeat protein, with protein MAKSLVERYEQLLAQDPASSVFVELAKALVAKGEHARAIAVCEQGISHHPNSVTGRVLWGKALILMGRPAEAMAQFDQAVSIDKENPHAYNLISEVLLQRGLYRSALPILRKALALQPNDARVRGWMEQAQAALAGGPAPAFGDLNALEPTAAEESAAQAEASGSAPTEAPEAPAAPELGPEAVTAETAAPEASPAPVLEAAPAEAPVELALEASDIDGGPPSEAAPSEAAPSEPEEALTVDEEPPAVPAEAAAGEEALETLPVEAAPEEAPEDEGGLLADLPPLETAPAPAAPQEPEAPALHSVPDAASGGTGSRRGLLAELPEATVPTKVAPAPAAAPVAKAPVQDVATITAAYERELRDKLLPKDAAAFLPPRALKAVVAAAVLVLLCGVFIVVRAKQGGQALAAALDRVSRLLEQDTESSRQESLALLSHVVRLEDENTRAWALSAYVHALRYADTASAEERTQALEALGRPNVRAEHPTSAVLVDVLVADAQGRDAARRALLNAKVESAEALGMAGGVLLEQGKEKEGLERLERALKLSPRNVRALVSLGAYYRDAGDPVNALKMYSTAAKLAPEHPVARLGVAESRLELGQELDQALSDVQGLTGDALPVFLRERQRLVQGRLMTALGKAGEARTLLSEGTKGPLAYELFLALGEANRVAGDMAAAQRAFEQALTLKPSGEEAAAGLGRALLDRDRASEVLSRVEGEGGEVALVRAAAYTKLGDFKRARVELARTRVEDRYPAEAIIYLAQADAAEGERDRAREALEKTLAATKTAKAQVRTALGLLHWQDKALDKASTLLEAAVAEGSRDYEASCALGRLLIARGLPDLAMKPLTQAVERNGAHGEAREALGRALLALGRTPEALKQFEEWQLDNPGAAGAHKGFAMALFQTGKTKDAEAASGRAVKLVANDPEAHRVRSDILFALGDTRGGFGALENANRLDSKSAETFCGIARAFLRQGLVANASKAYEAARREGPDTPCGRSGEHWVDDSGGKAAAKVLQGVADKAATTWDKAFAQATMARVLLAAGAVKDARAAADEAVRLEPFSGRNHLVLGQVALKQRDEASAMKALQRAVELEPVDGLAWLALADALVRNPAETEKAVQAYGTFLKLAGASPEAGRVKKALKPLQKKLGGR; from the coding sequence ATGGCCAAATCGTTGGTGGAGCGCTACGAGCAGCTCCTCGCCCAGGATCCTGCATCATCGGTATTCGTCGAGCTGGCCAAGGCGCTGGTCGCCAAGGGCGAGCACGCCCGCGCCATCGCCGTGTGCGAGCAAGGCATCTCACACCATCCCAACTCGGTGACGGGGCGGGTGTTGTGGGGCAAGGCCCTCATCCTGATGGGGCGCCCCGCCGAGGCGATGGCGCAGTTCGATCAGGCGGTGTCGATCGACAAGGAAAACCCGCACGCCTACAACCTCATCTCCGAGGTGCTGCTGCAGCGGGGCTTGTACCGCTCGGCACTGCCCATCCTGCGCAAGGCGCTGGCGTTGCAGCCGAATGACGCCCGCGTGCGCGGATGGATGGAGCAGGCGCAGGCGGCGCTCGCGGGTGGGCCCGCTCCGGCCTTCGGAGACCTGAACGCCCTCGAGCCCACGGCCGCGGAGGAGTCCGCCGCGCAGGCGGAGGCGTCCGGGTCCGCTCCCACCGAGGCTCCCGAGGCTCCGGCCGCTCCGGAGCTGGGGCCCGAAGCGGTGACCGCCGAGACGGCGGCTCCAGAGGCGTCCCCGGCGCCGGTGCTGGAGGCCGCCCCGGCCGAGGCCCCCGTGGAGCTGGCGCTGGAGGCCAGTGACATCGATGGAGGCCCGCCGTCCGAGGCCGCGCCGTCCGAGGCCGCCCCGTCCGAGCCCGAGGAGGCGCTGACCGTCGACGAGGAGCCGCCCGCCGTGCCGGCGGAAGCCGCCGCCGGTGAGGAGGCGCTGGAGACGCTTCCGGTCGAGGCCGCCCCCGAGGAGGCCCCCGAGGACGAGGGCGGGCTGCTCGCGGATCTTCCGCCGCTGGAGACCGCGCCCGCTCCCGCCGCTCCCCAGGAGCCCGAGGCTCCGGCCCTGCACTCCGTCCCCGATGCTGCTTCGGGTGGGACGGGCTCCCGGCGCGGGTTGCTCGCGGAGCTGCCCGAGGCGACCGTGCCCACCAAGGTGGCGCCCGCGCCCGCCGCCGCTCCGGTGGCCAAGGCCCCCGTGCAGGACGTGGCCACCATCACGGCGGCCTACGAGCGCGAGCTGCGCGACAAGCTCCTTCCCAAGGACGCGGCCGCCTTCCTGCCACCCCGTGCGTTGAAGGCGGTGGTGGCGGCGGCCGTCCTGGTGCTGCTGTGCGGCGTGTTCATCGTCGTGCGGGCGAAGCAGGGAGGCCAGGCGCTCGCCGCGGCGTTGGATCGCGTCTCCCGGCTGCTGGAGCAGGACACGGAGTCCTCCCGGCAGGAGTCGCTCGCGCTGCTCTCCCACGTGGTGCGGTTGGAGGACGAGAACACCCGGGCCTGGGCCCTGTCGGCCTATGTCCACGCCCTGCGGTACGCCGACACGGCTTCCGCCGAGGAGCGGACCCAGGCGCTCGAGGCGCTCGGCCGCCCCAACGTGCGCGCGGAGCACCCCACGAGCGCCGTGCTCGTGGACGTACTGGTGGCCGATGCCCAGGGCCGTGACGCCGCCCGCCGCGCCTTGCTGAACGCGAAGGTGGAGAGCGCGGAGGCGTTGGGGATGGCCGGCGGCGTCCTGCTGGAGCAGGGCAAGGAGAAGGAGGGCCTGGAGCGCCTCGAGCGCGCGCTGAAGCTGTCGCCGCGCAACGTGCGCGCCCTGGTGTCGCTCGGCGCCTACTACCGGGACGCGGGCGATCCGGTGAACGCCCTGAAGATGTACTCGACCGCCGCGAAGCTGGCCCCCGAGCACCCGGTGGCGCGCCTCGGCGTGGCGGAGAGCCGGTTGGAGCTGGGCCAGGAGCTGGATCAGGCCCTCTCGGACGTGCAGGGGCTGACGGGGGATGCGCTGCCCGTCTTCCTGCGCGAGCGCCAGCGGTTGGTGCAGGGCCGGTTGATGACGGCCCTGGGCAAGGCCGGCGAGGCACGGACGCTGCTGTCCGAGGGCACGAAGGGACCGCTGGCCTACGAGCTCTTCCTGGCGCTCGGCGAGGCGAACCGCGTGGCCGGAGACATGGCCGCCGCCCAGCGGGCCTTCGAGCAGGCCCTGACGCTGAAGCCCAGTGGCGAGGAGGCCGCGGCGGGCCTGGGCCGGGCGCTGCTGGATCGCGATCGTGCGTCCGAGGTGCTCTCCCGGGTGGAAGGGGAGGGCGGCGAGGTGGCGCTGGTGCGGGCCGCGGCGTACACGAAGCTGGGAGACTTCAAGCGCGCCCGGGTGGAGCTGGCCCGCACGCGCGTGGAGGACCGCTACCCCGCCGAGGCCATCATCTACCTGGCCCAGGCTGACGCCGCCGAGGGCGAGCGCGACCGGGCGCGGGAAGCCCTGGAGAAGACGCTCGCGGCGACGAAGACGGCCAAGGCCCAGGTGCGCACGGCGCTGGGGTTGCTGCACTGGCAGGACAAGGCGCTGGACAAGGCGAGCACCCTGCTGGAGGCGGCCGTGGCGGAGGGCTCGCGGGACTACGAGGCCTCGTGCGCGTTGGGCCGGCTGCTCATCGCCCGGGGACTGCCGGACCTGGCGATGAAGCCGCTGACGCAGGCGGTGGAGCGCAATGGCGCGCACGGCGAGGCGCGCGAGGCGCTCGGCCGGGCGCTGCTGGCGCTGGGCCGTACTCCCGAGGCGCTCAAGCAGTTCGAGGAGTGGCAGCTGGACAACCCGGGGGCGGCGGGGGCCCACAAGGGCTTCGCGATGGCCCTCTTCCAGACGGGGAAGACGAAGGACGCGGAGGCGGCCTCCGGGCGCGCGGTGAAGCTGGTGGCGAACGATCCCGAGGCGCACCGCGTGCGCTCGGACATCCTCTTCGCGCTGGGCGACACGCGGGGCGGCTTCGGCGCCCTGGAGAACGCCAACCGGCTGGACAGCAAGTCGGCGGAGACGTTCTGCGGCATCGCCCGGGCGTTCCTGCGGCAGGGCCTGGTGGCCAACGCGAGCAAGGCCTACGAGGCGGCGCGGCGCGAGGGTCCGGACACGCCGTGCGGCCGCTCGGGCGAGCACTGGGTGGATGACTCGGGCGGCAAGGCCGCGGCGAAGGTGCTGCAGGGGGTTGCCGACAAGGCGGCCACCACGTGGGACAAGGCGTTCGCGCAGGCGACCATGGCGCGGGTGCTGCTGGCCGCTGGAGCGGTGAAGGACGCGCGCGCGGCCGCGGACGAGGCGGTGCGGCTGGAGCCCTTCTCCGGACGCAACCACCTGGTGCTGGGGCAGGTGGCGCTGAAGCAGCGCGACGAGGCCTCGGCCATGAAGGCGCTCCAGCGCGCGGTGGAGCTGGAGCCCGTGGACGGACTGGCGTGGCTGGCGCTGGCGGACGCGCTGGTGCGCAACCCCGCCGAGACGGAGAAGGCGGTGCAGGCCTACGGGACGTTCCTGAAGCTCGCGGGCGCCTCTCCCGAGGCGGGCCGGGTGAAGAAGGCCCTCAAGCCGCTCCAGAAGAAGCTGGGAGGCAGGTAA
- a CDS encoding tellurite resistance TerB family protein yields the protein MTRDYPQDQLMAFVQAMANVVASDGRVTEDERQHLDNVVAGVGLSPRDPEVSALIEREFQKPGRLTDIVSKIQNREMRAALLRMLVEVACADGEIANEERTSVKEAASTFGFDASIADELIDWALASIKLDQREQEIMAKLR from the coding sequence ATGACGCGCGACTATCCCCAGGACCAGCTGATGGCGTTCGTTCAGGCCATGGCCAACGTGGTGGCCAGCGACGGCCGCGTCACCGAGGACGAGCGCCAGCACCTCGACAACGTGGTGGCCGGCGTCGGCCTGTCGCCCCGCGATCCGGAGGTCTCCGCGCTCATCGAGCGGGAATTCCAGAAGCCCGGCCGCCTCACCGACATCGTCAGCAAGATCCAGAACCGCGAGATGCGCGCCGCCCTCCTGCGCATGCTCGTCGAGGTGGCGTGCGCCGATGGTGAGATCGCCAACGAGGAGCGCACGTCGGTGAAGGAGGCCGCCAGCACCTTCGGCTTCGACGCGTCCATCGCCGACGAGCTCATCGACTGGGCGCTCGCCTCGATCAAGCTCGATCAGCGCGAGCAGGAGATCATGGCGAAGCTGCGCTAG
- a CDS encoding B12-binding domain-containing radical SAM protein, producing MNGRRVLSPVLLVGAGTGEATCGILYLASYLRRGGIEAFVRLYDGDQTEEEVARSLEALVARVRPRLVGISLKWFHHVHRALLLARTLRELDPEIRIVVGGNTASYWWRELKELDCIDHIVLGDGERPLLALCQGEPSPPNCVTRAPDGTPRRLPLEYVQGATNSEDVYYSHFNDIFLSHQDRHAFSGWVAPGKGCGENCLYCGGARGNQKAAFGRAKPFLRSEESVRRDHQEIAPRTWQLRYDFSGSSAEFLQGTWAGVDLSRHSCMYFLWGVARAELIDALAGTFEHVHMVLDIGCFSEQQRHEQMRRGLLKQCASDQQLLEIIEHCRRHKNLDVEVSGIAGLPFASTATLKEEVRLVERMISLDCLVGYQRLEAQPGALATEHPARFDMVSEARTFTEFLEYFEQREPGDVSVPMLRFRDAALERAVQRTSEHVDALARKHEEKKRRVVINGGTRLLNTAPATFQVKLGDWLGAHHVPAKVAQEQVTVVRSVEGTSMACAPSLSPRRFSDPTLDQGEDGRILLAALAAFERPTTVASAVTQLGAKVKLDPHSAREVIEHLVNGRFLQPA from the coding sequence ATGAATGGCCGTCGCGTCCTCTCTCCAGTCCTCCTTGTCGGCGCCGGAACCGGCGAGGCCACCTGCGGTATCCTCTATCTCGCGAGCTACCTGCGACGCGGCGGGATCGAGGCCTTCGTCCGGCTCTACGACGGGGACCAGACCGAGGAGGAGGTGGCACGCTCGCTCGAAGCCCTGGTGGCCCGTGTGCGCCCCCGGCTCGTGGGCATCAGCCTCAAGTGGTTCCACCACGTCCACCGCGCGTTGCTCCTGGCCCGGACGCTGCGTGAGCTCGACCCCGAGATCCGGATCGTCGTGGGTGGAAACACGGCGTCGTACTGGTGGCGGGAGCTGAAGGAGCTCGACTGCATCGATCACATCGTCCTGGGTGACGGCGAGCGGCCGCTGTTGGCGCTCTGCCAGGGCGAGCCCTCCCCGCCCAACTGCGTCACCCGGGCTCCGGATGGCACCCCGCGGCGCTTGCCCCTGGAGTACGTGCAAGGCGCCACGAACAGCGAGGATGTCTATTACTCACACTTCAATGACATCTTCCTGAGCCATCAGGATCGCCATGCCTTCTCGGGGTGGGTCGCGCCGGGCAAGGGGTGTGGCGAGAACTGTCTTTATTGTGGAGGTGCCCGAGGCAACCAGAAGGCGGCTTTCGGACGCGCGAAGCCGTTCCTGCGCTCCGAGGAGAGCGTGCGCCGCGATCACCAGGAGATCGCCCCCCGGACGTGGCAGCTCCGCTACGACTTCTCGGGAAGCTCGGCGGAGTTTCTGCAAGGCACCTGGGCGGGGGTCGATCTCTCCCGCCACTCCTGCATGTATTTCCTGTGGGGGGTGGCACGGGCGGAGCTCATCGACGCCCTGGCCGGGACCTTCGAGCATGTGCACATGGTGCTCGACATCGGCTGCTTCTCGGAACAGCAGCGGCACGAGCAGATGCGTCGCGGTCTGCTCAAGCAGTGTGCCTCGGACCAGCAGTTGTTGGAGATCATCGAGCACTGCCGCCGCCACAAGAACCTGGACGTGGAGGTCTCCGGCATCGCGGGCCTCCCCTTCGCCAGCACCGCCACGCTGAAGGAGGAAGTCCGGCTGGTGGAGCGGATGATCAGCCTGGACTGCCTGGTGGGCTATCAGCGGCTCGAAGCGCAGCCGGGGGCGCTCGCCACCGAGCACCCCGCGCGGTTCGACATGGTGAGCGAAGCGCGAACGTTCACGGAGTTCCTCGAGTACTTCGAGCAGCGCGAGCCCGGCGATGTGTCAGTGCCGATGCTGCGCTTCCGCGATGCGGCGCTCGAGCGGGCGGTGCAGCGCACGTCGGAGCACGTGGATGCGTTGGCGAGGAAGCACGAGGAGAAGAAGCGGAGGGTGGTGATCAACGGGGGCACACGCCTGTTGAACACCGCGCCCGCGACGTTCCAGGTCAAGCTGGGGGATTGGTTGGGAGCGCACCATGTTCCCGCGAAGGTGGCGCAGGAGCAGGTGACGGTGGTCCGGTCGGTGGAGGGAACGAGCATGGCCTGTGCGCCATCGCTCAGCCCGCGAAGGTTCTCCGATCCGACGCTGGATCAAGGCGAGGACGGCCGGATCCTCCTGGCCGCCCTGGCCGCCTTCGAGCGCCCGACGACGGTCGCCAGCGCGGTGACACAGCTGGGAGCGAAGGTGAAGCTCGACCCGCACTCGGCGCGCGAGGTGATCGAGCATCTCGTGAACGGACGCTTCCTGCAGCCGGCGTGA
- a CDS encoding MEDS domain-containing protein, translated as MHEQLRPSGLSAVGSLPWGSHFCQFYGVQEDLVDSLVPFFKAGLESNEKCLWVTSQPLPASDARTALRHAVPDLAERERRNQIEIIDHHDWYMATGKADPDATLRGWVEREERARADGFAGLRLTGNTYWVERSDWNGFVDYEARVSKTFQGRNIIGLCSYCLDRCQPHDILDVVANHQFALTRRAGGWQIIESAALGMAKDELHRLNAELEQRVLERTAALEHAVRTRDEFFSVASHELKTPITSLQLYVQGMVRAQSKGTLTAEQLNARLNRVQVQCGRLEKLINNLLDVSRAEARTPALQRESFDMSELVADATERFAEELARAGCEVTVDAREPLVGCWDKMRLEQAVTNLLQNAARYAPGSSVHVRVQSEGPWVRIVVRDTGPGIDERDHARIFERFGQAASEQFTGGFGLGLWIVKQVVEAHEGSVTLASRPGAGAAFTLMLPWD; from the coding sequence ATGCACGAACAACTTCGACCCAGTGGACTCTCGGCCGTGGGCTCACTGCCCTGGGGATCGCACTTCTGCCAGTTCTACGGAGTGCAAGAAGACCTCGTGGATTCGCTCGTGCCCTTCTTCAAGGCGGGCCTCGAGAGCAATGAGAAATGCCTCTGGGTGACCTCGCAGCCGCTTCCGGCCAGCGACGCGCGGACGGCCCTTCGCCATGCCGTCCCGGACCTCGCCGAACGCGAGCGGCGCAACCAGATCGAGATCATCGACCACCACGACTGGTACATGGCGACGGGAAAGGCCGACCCGGACGCCACCCTGCGAGGATGGGTGGAGCGGGAAGAGCGCGCCCGGGCCGATGGCTTCGCCGGATTGCGGCTGACGGGCAATACCTACTGGGTCGAGCGCTCGGACTGGAACGGCTTCGTCGATTACGAGGCCCGCGTCTCGAAGACCTTCCAGGGCCGCAACATCATTGGCCTGTGCAGCTATTGCCTCGACCGGTGCCAGCCCCACGACATCCTGGATGTGGTCGCCAACCACCAGTTCGCCCTCACGCGCAGGGCGGGCGGCTGGCAGATCATCGAAAGCGCCGCGCTGGGCATGGCGAAGGATGAGCTGCACCGCCTCAACGCGGAGCTCGAGCAGCGGGTGCTCGAGCGGACCGCCGCGCTGGAGCACGCCGTCCGCACGCGCGATGAGTTCTTCTCCGTCGCGTCGCACGAGCTGAAGACTCCCATCACCTCGCTCCAGCTCTATGTGCAGGGAATGGTTCGCGCCCAGTCGAAGGGAACGCTGACGGCGGAGCAGCTCAACGCCCGGCTCAACCGCGTCCAGGTGCAGTGCGGACGGCTCGAGAAACTCATCAACAACCTGCTCGATGTCTCACGGGCCGAGGCCAGGACTCCGGCGCTCCAGCGCGAGTCCTTCGACATGTCGGAGCTCGTGGCGGATGCCACGGAGCGCTTCGCGGAAGAGCTCGCACGGGCCGGCTGCGAGGTCACGGTCGACGCGCGTGAACCCCTCGTGGGCTGCTGGGACAAGATGCGTCTGGAGCAGGCGGTCACGAACCTGCTGCAGAACGCGGCACGCTACGCCCCGGGCTCCTCCGTGCATGTACGGGTCCAGAGCGAAGGCCCGTGGGTGCGAATCGTGGTTCGGGACACCGGCCCGGGCATCGACGAGAGGGACCACGCCCGAATCTTCGAGCGCTTCGGACAGGCGGCGAGCGAGCAGTTCACGGGTGGCTTCGGCCTGGGGCTGTGGATCGTGAAACAGGTGGTCGAGGCCCACGAGGGCAGTGTGACGCTCGCCAGCAGACCCGGAGCGGGCGCGGCGTTCACCCTCATGCTTCCCTGGGACTGA
- a CDS encoding aminotransferase class I/II-fold pyridoxal phosphate-dependent enzyme, which yields MTSRDPYKQLIENKFQRYNALADLAAGDTMLYKVATEQKGRQVRVDGRWVTDFASCNYLGLDLHEEVIASIPEMLRKWGVHPSWSKAVMQPEPYLEMEARLAELIGVENVFVIPTATLIHHGLIPALTMKGSLVLVDRHAHNSVQTGCAIAKARGATIETFRHNDMEELEERLRQAGGEPSRLICVDGVYSPNGGFANVPALVALARKYDAILYIDDAHGFGIIGEDPSPEHPYGRKGNGIVQHLGQTYDNVIYVGALSKAYSSMAAFMSCPARLKDYLKLHIDTYVYSGPVPTAAFASTLAALEINRTHGDQIRRKLFHLTKRMVDGLRELGMAPDTTHYFPIVATPFGKDADAQKVAQLLMEEGIYVTLMLFPAIARNKGIIRATVTAENTEEEVEQFLRAMKRVRDRDGSLRGAA from the coding sequence ATGACCAGTCGAGACCCCTACAAGCAGCTCATCGAGAACAAGTTCCAGCGGTACAACGCCCTGGCCGACCTCGCCGCTGGCGACACCATGCTCTACAAGGTCGCGACCGAGCAGAAGGGCCGCCAGGTCCGGGTGGACGGCAGATGGGTGACCGACTTCGCCTCCTGCAACTATCTCGGCCTGGATCTCCACGAGGAGGTCATCGCCTCCATCCCGGAGATGTTGCGCAAGTGGGGTGTCCATCCCAGCTGGTCCAAGGCGGTGATGCAGCCCGAGCCCTACCTCGAGATGGAGGCCCGGCTGGCGGAGTTGATCGGGGTCGAGAACGTATTCGTCATCCCCACGGCGACGCTCATCCACCACGGCCTCATCCCGGCGTTGACGATGAAGGGGAGCCTGGTGCTCGTGGACCGTCACGCGCACAACTCCGTCCAGACCGGATGCGCCATTGCCAAGGCACGCGGCGCGACCATCGAGACCTTCCGTCACAACGACATGGAGGAGCTCGAGGAGCGCCTGCGCCAGGCGGGAGGGGAGCCCAGCCGTCTCATCTGTGTCGACGGCGTCTATAGCCCCAACGGCGGGTTCGCGAACGTGCCGGCGCTCGTGGCACTGGCTCGGAAGTACGACGCCATCCTCTACATCGACGATGCGCACGGGTTTGGCATCATCGGAGAGGACCCCTCACCGGAGCACCCCTACGGGCGCAAGGGAAATGGCATCGTCCAGCATCTGGGCCAGACCTACGACAACGTCATCTACGTGGGAGCATTGTCCAAGGCCTACTCCTCCATGGCCGCGTTCATGTCGTGCCCGGCCCGGCTCAAGGACTACCTGAAGCTTCACATCGATACGTATGTGTATTCAGGGCCCGTGCCCACGGCCGCGTTCGCGTCCACACTCGCGGCCCTGGAGATCAACCGGACGCACGGCGATCAGATCCGGCGCAAGCTCTTCCACCTCACGAAGCGGATGGTGGATGGCCTGCGGGAGCTGGGCATGGCGCCGGATACCACCCATTACTTTCCCATCGTCGCGACGCCCTTTGGAAAGGACGCGGATGCCCAGAAGGTGGCACAGCTCCTGATGGAAGAAGGCATCTACGTGACGCTGATGCTCTTCCCCGCCATCGCGCGCAACAAGGGCATCATCCGCGCGACGGTGACGGCGGAGAACACCGAGGAAGAGGTGGAGCAGTTCCTGCGCGCGATGAAGCGGGTCCGAGACCGGGACGGCAGCCTCCGTGGCGCTGCGTGA
- a CDS encoding cupin-like domain-containing protein yields the protein MLIDERRDLSIPEFTRSYVKPGRPVVLRGGASHWPALRQWTLERLRSLGAEQPVEVEVGNAMQGANPRLRMTLGAYIDALQSGEAERGQWYLAVFDAFGLFPQLLEDVSFNFLQGRKMHYRRAWIGARGTISGLHYDIFDNVLAQVSGRKLLKLVSPEQSDCVYVSRKYDFLTYPSEVAVEAWDRVRHPRFAEADVAEVILEPGDVLFIPKKWWHYTCALDTSISVNSGGASTLEVLQATPHFVLDTLHRLRLYRWGWCACHQPIIQAGARPEGT from the coding sequence GTGCTCATCGACGAACGCCGAGACCTCTCCATTCCCGAGTTCACTCGGAGCTACGTGAAGCCTGGACGCCCCGTGGTTCTCAGGGGCGGAGCAAGCCACTGGCCTGCCCTGCGGCAGTGGACCCTGGAACGCCTGCGCTCGCTGGGCGCCGAGCAACCGGTCGAGGTGGAGGTCGGCAACGCCATGCAGGGGGCCAATCCTCGTTTGAGGATGACCCTGGGCGCGTACATCGATGCCCTCCAGTCGGGTGAAGCGGAGCGGGGCCAGTGGTACCTCGCCGTCTTCGATGCCTTCGGCCTCTTCCCCCAGCTGCTGGAGGACGTGTCGTTCAACTTCCTCCAGGGGCGGAAGATGCACTACCGCCGGGCGTGGATTGGAGCCAGGGGGACCATCTCCGGGCTCCACTACGACATCTTCGACAACGTCCTCGCCCAGGTATCTGGCCGCAAGCTCCTCAAGCTCGTCTCGCCCGAGCAGAGTGACTGCGTCTACGTCAGCCGGAAGTACGACTTCCTGACGTACCCCAGCGAGGTGGCGGTGGAAGCCTGGGACCGCGTGCGGCACCCACGCTTCGCGGAGGCCGACGTCGCGGAGGTCATCCTCGAGCCGGGAGACGTCCTGTTCATCCCCAAGAAGTGGTGGCACTACACGTGTGCCCTCGACACGAGCATCAGCGTGAACTCCGGTGGCGCGAGCACCTTGGAAGTCCTGCAGGCCACACCGCATTTCGTGCTCGATACGCTCCACCGCCTCCGTCTCTACCGGTGGGGCTGGTGTGCCTGCCATCAACCCATCATCCAAGCCGGTGCACGTCCCGAGGGAACATGA